The DNA sequence TGGCCAGCGCCCGGCCGGCGTCGAGCGCGGGCGTGGTCGAGCGGCGAGAATCGACGGTGGTGGGCTGGGTGCGCCCGGCGTCGATCATCACCGACTGGAGCGGCGCGATGTCGCCGCCGTCGATATCGGCGGGATCCCAGCCCGGCGCAAAGTCCGGTCCGCTGAACAGCGAACCGTCGACCTGGACGGCCGTCACGGCGAAACCGCTCTTGCGGACCTGGTCGGCCAGGTCGCTGATCCGGGCCGCACCCCGATACCAGGTGTCCTGGCCGGGCGGAGCGGCCGACAATGTCGGGTCACCGCCGCCCACGAGCACCACCACGCCGGGCTGGCGGGTCTGGTCGGCGGCCACCACCGTGGTGGTCACCCGCTCGTCGCGGGGCAGCGTGAGCAGCGCCGCGCCGGTGGTGAGCACCTTGTTCGTGGAGGCCGGCTGCATCGGCACGCCGGATCGCTGTTCCCAGAGCTGCTTACCGGTATCGGCGTCGGTGATGCGGCCGGTGATGTTGCCGAGGTTGGGATCGGCCACGGGGGCGGCCAGCGCGGCGGTCAGTCCGGCCGACGTGGGCGTCCCCGCGGTGTCCGAGACCGGAACGACGGCCGGTTTCGCCGTCGCCGGCGGGTGCGGCGCCGGCAGCTGGGCGCTGCTGGTGTCTGCGCCGGTGGCCACAGCCACGACCGCGACGACGGCGGCGACCAGCGCGATGACCGCCGCAGCGACCAGCGCGTGGGTGGAGCGACGCCACCGCGCGGGATTCATGACTGTCCTGACTGCATTCGTTTCATTGTGCCCAACCACCCTGTAGTGCGGGGCGGTGGTGGCGTTAGGGTTAGACGCCGTCGCCTGGCCTGCGGGCTTGGCGAAGCGACCCGGGCTCAGCTCGGGCAACCAGAACCAGTGGAAAAGGAGTCGCGCGGTGGAATTCGACGTCACCATCGAGATCCCCAAGGGCCAGCGCAACAAGTACGAGGTCGACCACGAGACCGGACGGGTCCGGCTGGACCGCTACCTCTACACCCCGATGGCCTACCCCGCCGACTATGGCTTCATCGAGGACACCCTCGGCGAGGACGGCGATCCGCTGGATGCCCTGGTGCTACTTCCGCTGTCCGTGTTCCCCGGCGTGCTGATCGAGGTACGCCCGGTCGGCATGTTCAAGATGGTCGACGAGGCCGGCGGCGACGACAAGGTGCTGTGCGTGCCTGCTGGTGACAAGCGCTGGGACCACATCCAGGACATCGGCGACGTGCCCAAGGACGAACTCGACTCCATCCAGCACTTCTTCACCCACTACAAGGACCTCGAGCCGGGCAAGTTCGTCAAGGGTTCCGACTGGGTCGGCCGGGCCGAGGCCGAGGCCGAGGTAGAGCGCTCGCGGGAGCGGTTCGCCGCCGAGGGGCACTGAGGTTTACTGAGCCCACGCTTCGGCCGGGACAGGATTTAGCCTGGCCGTAACATGCGGTAACCCGGTTGTGCTCTGGGTTTTCGATGATGGCGGGGTGTTGTTGCATCAGGGCATCGGGCTGGAGGCTTTCAACGAGCTTCCGGACCGCAAGGCCATGCACGCTCTCTACGAGTGCTGCAACAGTGTGACGCTGGCTCGGGATCTGTCCAGGGGACGCCCCTACGCCGATCACAACGCCCTGTTCCGCCGTGCCGACGCGCTGCTGTTCTCGCTGTCGGAGACGGTCATCGACGACATCCTGCAGGCCTACCCGCATGTCGGGACGCGGCCGCGCAGCACCAAGTCGCAGGCCGAGCAGTGCTCGGTGTGGGACGACCGGCCCGAGGTGATGGCCGAACTGCGGGCCGTCGTGCAGGAGTACACCGAACGATTCGGCTACGACTTCGTGATGCACGTCGGCGGATTGGCCCCTGACTGCTGTGCCGAGTCGGTGATCGGCGTTGTCCGCGACCGGATGCACCACGATCCCGAGACCGAGCGCAAGGTGGTGCGCAACGAACTGGCCCGGATCAACCGCAGCCGTCTGGAGCGGATGCTGGGTCCCGAGGGCGGCTACGACAACTGGGGCTGATCCCGTGTGGTCGGCCGAATGTCGGCTCGGCGCATAGGCTTGCGCGGTGACTGGTGCCGCGAACCCGCATTTCCTGTCGTTCCCAGATCTGGCGGCGCGCACTGCCGGCGGGTCGGTGGTGTGGGCGAATGACGACCTGTTCGCCGAGCGGGAGAACCTGATCACACCGAAACCCGCCGAGTTCCGGCCGGCTACCTTCGGTCACAAGGGCCAGGTGTACGACGGGTGGGAGACCCGCCGGCGCCGCGGCGCCACGGCGCAGGACTGTGACCAGGCGATCGTGCGGCTGGGAGTGCCTGCGATCGTGCGCGGCGTGGTCGTCGACACGGCATGGTTCACCGGGAACTACCCGCCGCAGGTCTCCGTCGAGGCAGCCTTTGTCGAGGGTTACCCCAGTGTCGAGGAACTACTGGAGAACACGGTCTGGATCACGATCGTGGAGCGCTCCGACGTCAACGGTGACACCCGAAACCCGTTCAAGGTCAACTCATCTCGCCGATGGACGCATGTGCGGCTGTCGATCTACCCGGACGGTGGGGTGGCCCGGTTCCGGGTGCACGGAGAGGCATTGCCGGATCCGCGGTTTGCCGACGGCCTGCCGCTGGATCTGGCCGCATTGGAGAACGGTGGCCGGGTGACCGCCTGCTCGAACATGTTCTACAGCTCGCCGAACAACCTGCTGCTGCCCGGCACGGCGCGGACGATGGGCGAAGGGTGGGAGACCTCCAGGCGCCGTGACGCGGGCAACGACTGGGTGCAGGTTCGACTAGCCGGACAGGGCGTGCTGACCGCCGCCGAACTGGACACCTCCTACTTTCTCGGCAATGCCCCAGGGCAAGGCCGGCTGATGGGACGCGACGGCGACGGCGACTGGTTCGAGGTGCTGCCCATCACCGACCTGCGTCCCGACACCCGGCACCGCTTGCTGCTCGATGGCCGGCGACCGGTGAGCGAGGCCCGGCTGGACATCTACCCCGACGGCGGGATGGCGCGGCTTCGGCTCTTCGGCCGACTGACCGATGACGGCGCGCGCACCGTGCGTGAAAGGTGGGACGCCAGCGCCTAAGGTTGGCTGTCGTGGCCCTGTCGATGGATCCCCAAGTCCTCGCTTTCCTGCAACCGCTGATGGAAGCCGCCGCTCAGGTCGAACCGCCGGCGGTGGGCGACGTCGCCATCCGGCGCGAGCGGGCGGCGCCGTTCTTCGAGATGCTGGCGGCGGGCCGACCAGCGGTCGACGGGGTGACGGCACAGTCGTTCACCGTCACCGCTGCCGACGGCGCCGAGCTGCCGCTGACCTGGTACATGCCGGCCTCGGGAGCTACCGGCAGTGCGGCGCTGTACCTGCACGGTGGCGGGATGATCTACAGCCTGGCCGAGACCGCACCGGCCTACGACGCCGGCGTTCGCGGATACGTCGCGGCTACCGGCGTGCCGATGCTGGTGGTGGATTACCGTGTGGCGCCCGAACATTCGGGACTGACGCCAGTCCAGGACTGTTACGCCGCGTTGTGTTGGCTGGCCGAGCACGCCGATGAACTCGGTGTGGACCCCGACCGGCTGGCGGTGGCCGGGGATAGCGCCGGCGGCGGGCTGGCCGCGGGCGTGAGCCTGTTGGCCCGCGACCGCGGTGGACCAGCACCGGCACTGCAGCTGCTGATCTACCCGATGCTCGACGACCGCACGGTGACGCCGGATCCAGCACTGCCGCCGGAGTTCCTGACGTGGACCTACGAGGACAACGTGACCGGCTGGGGAGCGCTGTTGGGTGATCTGGCCGGCGGCGACGAGGTGTCGGCCTACAGCGCTCCGGCGCGCGCGACGGATCTCTCCGGACTGCCACCCACCTACTTGGATGTCGGCGATCTGGACATCTTCCGTGACGAGAATGTCCTTTACGCACAACGACTTTCGATCTCCGGAGTGCCGACCGAGCTGCATGTGCATCCGGGCTGCCCGCACGCATTCGAGGCGCTGGCCCCTGCCGCGGATGTCTCCCAGCGGGTGATGGCGGACCGGGTGCGTCGGCTGCGGGCGCTCTAACCGGTACCCGATTGCCGGACAATAGGACTCGGCTCTTCTGCGGCTGTGCACAGTTCACCGATGGCTGCGGCCGGCGCGTTCATGCTGGGCTCCACCCACACCGCATGATCATCGACCAGGCGTGGATCCAGCATCCGCTGGCCGCTGATGGGCCACTGCACCCACTCGGAGCCGGCCAGCGTGTACTGCACGTCCCCGGCCAGCCACACCAACGCCTGCGGTGCTGACGTCTCCAGCAGATAGCCCAGGCAGCGATGGTATGCGCCCACAGGCCCGTCGAAACCCAGGGCTATGCAATCGTCAGAAGCCTTGAAGTTCCAGCACATGCCGTTGAGCGAGATCGGGCGACCGTACCGACGGCAGCCCAGATCATGGGTCACCGCACGGGCAGCAGCGGCCCAGGCATGTGGGAGATCGGCGGGCGGATCGTCCTCGAATGCGAATCGCCACGACCGCTCCGGAAGATCCCACGACATGACCCCACCGTCGCACGATCATCACCGGCACATCGAGTTCTTTTTCGTCTAACACTTCGCTTCCGCGCCACGCGTGCTGATACCGACTTGCAGGGCTTGCGATCGCTGAGCGGATCTACCTTTCCCAGTCGAGATGAGCTTTTCGATCGGCGACTCACCGACACGATTGTCGGAATCGCCTGGAGACATGGACTTCCCATCGATGATCATGTGCGTGGAATCGGAGGACAGCAATGACACAACAACACTTCACATCGGGGCGGGAGAGTGCTGTCATGAGGATACAGACTGTCGCGTATGACGCGAGACAACGATCAACGCCTGGGGCCCGCACTACGGTGCGGCGCGGTATCGAAGGCTTCTCATGGACTTGAGTCTCAATGACGATGAGGTGATGCTGCAGAGGTCGCTCGAAGCGTTTTTCAGCTCCGAGTCCGGGCCCGACTGCGTCAGGGCCGCAGAACCGGTCGGGTTCGACGACGGGCTGTGGCGGCGCGTGGTCCATCTGGGGACACCAATGATGGCGATGCCGGAAGCTGTTGGTGGCGGCTCCGCTTCGACAATGGCCAGCGTGATCGCCGTTCAGGAAGCGGGCCGGCGGCTCGCACCGATACCTCTTGCCGAAGCCATCGCCGCCAACAGCGTCCTCGCGCGGTCGGGCCCGGCGGAACTCGCCGCCGCAGCAGGCCACGGCGCGCTGGGGACGCTGGCGATCCGGCCGCCGCTCAATGGCGTGTACCGGCTGGTCCCTGCCGGCGCTGTGGCCGATGTCGTCATTGTGATCTTCAACGATGAGCTGATTGCATTGCGTCGCAAGAGATCTGGTGACCGTCCGTACAGCATGCCGCCGCCGAATTTAGGGTGCAGCCCGATCGCCGACGTCGACCTACACGATGAGGCGTTCGAGAGAATAGTGTTGACCAGCGGCGCCGAGGCGCACCAGATCTACGCCGACGCGCTTACGGAGTGGATGTTGCTGACTGCCGCCGCCCTCGACGGGCTGCGGGGCGCGGCGCTGGATCTCGCGGTCGAATACGTCAAGGCGCGCAAAGTGTTCGGCACCCCGGTCGGCTGGTTCCAGGCCGTGCAACACCGGCTGGCCGATTTGAGCATGAGCGGCGACGGGGCGCGCCTTTTGGTCTCTAAGGCCGCCTGGGCACGACAACAGCGTCTCGATACGGCCGCCAACCTGGCCATGATGGCGTTTCTTTTCACCGCCGAAGTCAGCTTCAAGACTTGCCGTGAAGCCGTGCAGTTCCACGGCGGCTACGGCTTCACCCTCGAATACGACATCCAGCTCTACCTGCGGCGAGCGAAGGCATGGTCACTCGCCGCAGGGGATCCCCACGTGATTTACCAGCAGCTGGCGGCGCAGCTATTCCCCGAGACACAGGAGTGACATGGACTTCACCCAGGACGAGGATGAGCTCAAGCCGTATCGTGAGCAGGCGAGCCGGTGGATTGAACACAACCTTCCCGCCCTCGCGAGCGAGGCCGAACGCCAACGCGTGAGCGGGGATTCATTCTCGCCGGAAATCCACCGATGCCTCGCCGCCGCGGGCTGGCTCGGCGCAGGATGGCCAACCGAATACGGCGGCACCGACAACGAGGTTGGGGTAGCCCGCGCGATTCATCAGCAGATCGCGCTCAGCGGCGTTCGCATGATCGCCTGGCTCACCACATCGTTCGTCATCAACACCATCCGGGACCGGGGCACCGAAGCACAGAAAAAATCAATCATCTCCGATGCGCTGCGCGGAGCGATGATAATCGCCTTGGGCTACACCGATCCTGAGGCGGGCTCGGACGCCGCAGCCGCACGCACCCGAGCGGTCCGGCACGGCGATGAGTGGGTGATCAACGGGCAAAAAATGTTCACCAGCTGCGCGCACCTCGCGACTCACGTGTTCATGCTCACCCGCACCGATCCAGAGCTACCCAAGCACAATGGTCTGACCACCTTCCTGGTCCCTCTCGATGCCGAAGGCGTGGAGATTCAACCGGTCTGGACGCTTAGCGGGGAACGCACCAACGCGACCTTCTATGCCGACGTACGGACACCCGACGAATTTCGCATCGGAGACATCAACGGCGGCTGGGACGTGCTGCGTACCGCACTGATGTACGAACGTGGCGGCCAACGCGACAATTTGCGCCCAGAGAACCTCGAGACGACACGCAGTGCAGTGGAATGGGCGCAGCGCAACCATCGTGACGACGGCAGTCGAGTATGGGATGATCCGGTTGTGCGGGAGCGCCTCGTGCGTCACGCCATCAACGAAGAGATCACCGAGCTACTGCGCTACCGCGCGGTGTGGGCAGCCCAACAGGGCGACCTCTCCGGTGCCCCCACCGCTGCCGTCAAGGTATTCGGTTCCGAGACCACCCAGCAGCGGGAGTGGGATCTGCTCGACATGTTCGGTGCCGCCGGTGTTCTCAAGCGGGAAGCCGGTGATGCCCCGCTCGACGCGGCAATCGAGGAAGCCGCCCGCGACGGCGTTGTCGGCCCGATCGCCGGAGGCTCCAACGAGGTACTTCGAGGAATAATCGCCGAGCGGCAACTGGGCCTACCCAGGTGCCGACCACCCCGGTGATCAGTGCGCACCTGCGCGGCGCCTATGCGCAGCCGCCAAATGTCTGAACTTCCACCGACACAACATCTTTCGCCACAACGCTGAGCTGAGGAATCATGAGCGGACCGCTGCAAGGTATTCGCGTGTTGGACATGTCGATCATGCTGACCGGACCCTACGCTGCTGCCCTATTGGCCGATCAAGGGGCCGAC is a window from the Mycolicibacterium anyangense genome containing:
- the dacB gene encoding D-alanyl-D-alanine carboxypeptidase/D-alanyl-D-alanine endopeptidase produces the protein MNPARWRRSTHALVAAAVIALVAAVVAVVAVATGADTSSAQLPAPHPPATAKPAVVPVSDTAGTPTSAGLTAALAAPVADPNLGNITGRITDADTGKQLWEQRSGVPMQPASTNKVLTTGAALLTLPRDERVTTTVVAADQTRQPGVVVLVGGGDPTLSAAPPGQDTWYRGAARISDLADQVRKSGFAVTAVQVDGSLFSGPDFAPGWDPADIDGGDIAPLQSVMIDAGRTQPTTVDSRRSTTPALDAGRALATALGVDPATVTFATTAPTGQQLASVQSAPLIERLRQMMSASDNVMAESIGREVAKATGRPVSFAGAVDAVTSALRSAGVDMTGATLVDSSGLSVLDRLTATTLDEVIGAAAGPDHPQLRPLVDLLPIAGGSGTLSDRFLGGDPATSSAGWLRAKTGSLTGTNSLAGIVTDAGGRVLTFAFISNDAGPMGRVAIDALAGTLRTCGCGA
- a CDS encoding inorganic diphosphatase, which encodes MEFDVTIEIPKGQRNKYEVDHETGRVRLDRYLYTPMAYPADYGFIEDTLGEDGDPLDALVLLPLSVFPGVLIEVRPVGMFKMVDEAGGDDKVLCVPAGDKRWDHIQDIGDVPKDELDSIQHFFTHYKDLEPGKFVKGSDWVGRAEAEAEVERSRERFAAEGH
- a CDS encoding 2-oxo-4-hydroxy-4-carboxy-5-ureidoimidazoline decarboxylase; amino-acid sequence: MLLHQGIGLEAFNELPDRKAMHALYECCNSVTLARDLSRGRPYADHNALFRRADALLFSLSETVIDDILQAYPHVGTRPRSTKSQAEQCSVWDDRPEVMAELRAVVQEYTERFGYDFVMHVGGLAPDCCAESVIGVVRDRMHHDPETERKVVRNELARINRSRLERMLGPEGGYDNWG
- the alc gene encoding allantoicase, with the protein product MTGAANPHFLSFPDLAARTAGGSVVWANDDLFAERENLITPKPAEFRPATFGHKGQVYDGWETRRRRGATAQDCDQAIVRLGVPAIVRGVVVDTAWFTGNYPPQVSVEAAFVEGYPSVEELLENTVWITIVERSDVNGDTRNPFKVNSSRRWTHVRLSIYPDGGVARFRVHGEALPDPRFADGLPLDLAALENGGRVTACSNMFYSSPNNLLLPGTARTMGEGWETSRRRDAGNDWVQVRLAGQGVLTAAELDTSYFLGNAPGQGRLMGRDGDGDWFEVLPITDLRPDTRHRLLLDGRRPVSEARLDIYPDGGMARLRLFGRLTDDGARTVRERWDASA
- a CDS encoding alpha/beta hydrolase; the protein is MALSMDPQVLAFLQPLMEAAAQVEPPAVGDVAIRRERAAPFFEMLAAGRPAVDGVTAQSFTVTAADGAELPLTWYMPASGATGSAALYLHGGGMIYSLAETAPAYDAGVRGYVAATGVPMLVVDYRVAPEHSGLTPVQDCYAALCWLAEHADELGVDPDRLAVAGDSAGGGLAAGVSLLARDRGGPAPALQLLIYPMLDDRTVTPDPALPPEFLTWTYEDNVTGWGALLGDLAGGDEVSAYSAPARATDLSGLPPTYLDVGDLDIFRDENVLYAQRLSISGVPTELHVHPGCPHAFEALAPAADVSQRVMADRVRRLRAL
- a CDS encoding acyl-CoA dehydrogenase family protein, with amino-acid sequence MDLSLNDDEVMLQRSLEAFFSSESGPDCVRAAEPVGFDDGLWRRVVHLGTPMMAMPEAVGGGSASTMASVIAVQEAGRRLAPIPLAEAIAANSVLARSGPAELAAAAGHGALGTLAIRPPLNGVYRLVPAGAVADVVIVIFNDELIALRRKRSGDRPYSMPPPNLGCSPIADVDLHDEAFERIVLTSGAEAHQIYADALTEWMLLTAAALDGLRGAALDLAVEYVKARKVFGTPVGWFQAVQHRLADLSMSGDGARLLVSKAAWARQQRLDTAANLAMMAFLFTAEVSFKTCREAVQFHGGYGFTLEYDIQLYLRRAKAWSLAAGDPHVIYQQLAAQLFPETQE
- a CDS encoding acyl-CoA dehydrogenase family protein, whose product is MDFTQDEDELKPYREQASRWIEHNLPALASEAERQRVSGDSFSPEIHRCLAAAGWLGAGWPTEYGGTDNEVGVARAIHQQIALSGVRMIAWLTTSFVINTIRDRGTEAQKKSIISDALRGAMIIALGYTDPEAGSDAAAARTRAVRHGDEWVINGQKMFTSCAHLATHVFMLTRTDPELPKHNGLTTFLVPLDAEGVEIQPVWTLSGERTNATFYADVRTPDEFRIGDINGGWDVLRTALMYERGGQRDNLRPENLETTRSAVEWAQRNHRDDGSRVWDDPVVRERLVRHAINEEITELLRYRAVWAAQQGDLSGAPTAAVKVFGSETTQQREWDLLDMFGAAGVLKREAGDAPLDAAIEEAARDGVVGPIAGGSNEVLRGIIAERQLGLPRCRPPR